A single Heterodontus francisci isolate sHetFra1 chromosome 11, sHetFra1.hap1, whole genome shotgun sequence DNA region contains:
- the LOC137374823 gene encoding lactosylceramide 4-alpha-galactosyltransferase-like, whose product MKHQKRLYLVTLFLFACVILYRQLKFIIRFQQMMSKSDADYPSPDITPGLMFIDTTNEVAPSPLAVCSVESAARANPEKPIYYFMIGFKGNLSDYPDQYMTLQPLLSMKNIILLPLNLKTLFENTPLNDWYHQVDPDWENYWIHVLSDACRLALLWKYGGIYLDTDIISLKPLTFTNFICAQEENLANGAALGFSQHHNFLQDCMIDFVRDYQGEIWGHQGPLLMSRVLRRWCKTDDLDEFVDAKCNNISYLPSKFFYPIPYNEWEKYFEHWTLENIRATFSETYGAHIWNFLSSGNQDNMTGGSGVLLEYLFHKYCPRTYKTFHMKQ is encoded by the exons ATGAAACACCAGAAGAGACTATACCTGGTCACCCTGTTTCTATTTGCTTGTGTTATCCTCTACAGACAACTAAAGTTCATCATCCGCTTTCAACAAATGATGAGTAAATCTGATGCTGATTACCCCAGCCCAGACATAACACCCGGGCTCATGTTTATAGATACCACCAATGAAGTGGCACCCTCGCCATTGGCTGTTTGCTCTGTGGAGTCAGCAGCTCGTGCGAATCCTGAGAAACCCATTTATTATTTCATGATAGGTTTCAAAGGGAATTTATCAGACTATCCAGATCAATACATGACCTTACAACCTCTTTTATCAATGAAAAACATCATCCTATTACCCTTGAACCTCAAAACACTCTTCGAAAACACCCCTTTGAATGATTGGTATCATCAG GTAGACCCAGATTGGGAGAACTACTGGATTCACGTACTCTCAGATGCCTGCAGGCTAGCTCTCCTGTGGAAATACGGTGGTATCTACCTGGACACGGACATCATATCCTTGAAGCCATTGACTTTCACTAATTTTATCTGTGCCCAAGAGGAAAATCTAGCCAATGGTGCAGCTCTGGGATTTAGCCAACACCACAACTTCCTACAGGACTGCATGATAGATTTTGTCAGGGATTATCAGGGTGAAATTTGGGGTCACCAAGGCCCTTTGCTAATGAGCCGTGTATTGAGACGCTGGTGTAAAACAGATGACCTCGATGAATTTGTTGATGCAAAGTGCAATAACATTTCCTACCTGCCTTCAAAGTTTTTCTATCCAATTCCATACAATGAGTGGGAAAAATACTTTGAACATTGGACACTGGAGAATATCAGAGCCACTTTCTCAGAAACGTACGGAGCACATATCTGGAATTTTCTAAGCTCTGGGAACCAGGATAATATGACTGGTGGGAGTGGAGTACTATTGGAATACCTTTTCCATAAATACTGTCCAAGAACATACAAGACTTTTCACATGAAGCAATGA